A window of the Halobacterium hubeiense genome harbors these coding sequences:
- a CDS encoding helix-turn-helix transcriptional regulator, with the protein MTPADDSVAVLARRAELLRSLRDGAQSKPDLVGALSASRSTVDRAVRTLEGDGFVERDGGVSLTLRGRLALDAYEEFAATLDALDAASELLDVLPADARLDGALLRGADVVLSDPVAPQRPYVAYQSVLEDATAVRGFAPAVLDGNVVRFRDRIVEAETPVDLTVAPAALAELVSSHADVVEEALATGRLTLREASTVLDYGLVLAEQPARTVVCALVFDDHGIAGVVRNDEPRAVEWAEGVYEEIRADADLLRG; encoded by the coding sequence ATGACGCCGGCCGACGACTCGGTGGCGGTGCTCGCGCGGCGCGCGGAGCTACTGCGCTCGCTTCGAGACGGCGCGCAGTCCAAGCCCGACCTCGTGGGGGCGCTGTCGGCGTCCCGCTCGACCGTCGACCGCGCGGTCCGCACGCTGGAGGGCGACGGATTCGTCGAGCGCGACGGGGGCGTCTCCCTGACGCTGCGCGGCCGGCTCGCGCTCGACGCGTACGAGGAGTTCGCGGCGACGCTGGACGCCCTCGACGCCGCGAGTGAACTGCTGGACGTGCTGCCGGCGGACGCGCGGTTGGACGGCGCGCTGTTGCGCGGCGCGGACGTCGTGCTGTCGGACCCGGTCGCGCCCCAGCGACCCTACGTCGCGTACCAGTCGGTCCTCGAGGACGCGACCGCGGTTCGGGGGTTCGCGCCCGCGGTCCTCGACGGGAACGTCGTGCGGTTCCGCGACCGCATCGTCGAAGCGGAGACGCCCGTGGACCTCACGGTCGCCCCGGCGGCGCTGGCGGAACTCGTCTCCTCGCACGCCGACGTGGTCGAGGAGGCGCTGGCGACCGGGCGGCTGACGCTCCGGGAGGCGTCCACGGTGCTCGACTACGGGCTCGTGCTCGCCGAACAGCCCGCACGGACGGTCGTCTGCGCGCTCGTGTTCGACGACCACGGCATCGCCGGCGTCGTCCGGAACGACGAGCCACGGGCCGTCGAGTGGGCCGAGGGAGTCTACGAGGAGATTCGCGCGGACGCCGATCTGCTGCGCGGATAG
- a CDS encoding class 1 fructose-bisphosphatase yields MVVEAVFDVVADAAPEIRDGLPKRRAKAATENVSGDVQLEADVWADDLLFEQFADLDGVNWYASEERDDLDVVGDADDGYAVAVDPLDGSSNVKSNNPCGTVVGVYDEQLPSSGRSLVAAGFVLYGPTTTMVVARDDDVTEYLVGEDGRTNLGPVELPADPVVYGFGGRVPDWTADFEGFVRDVEDDLKLRYGGAMIADVNQVLTYGGVFGYPGLQSRPEGKLRAHFESMPIAFVVEQAGGASSDGSQSLLDVEPDSLHERVPTFVGNQSVLDDLEAALPD; encoded by the coding sequence ATGGTGGTCGAGGCAGTTTTCGACGTCGTCGCCGACGCCGCGCCCGAGATTCGGGACGGGCTCCCGAAGCGCCGCGCGAAGGCGGCCACGGAGAACGTCTCCGGGGACGTCCAGTTGGAGGCGGACGTGTGGGCCGACGACCTGCTGTTCGAGCAGTTCGCGGACCTCGACGGCGTGAACTGGTACGCCAGCGAGGAGCGCGACGACCTCGACGTCGTCGGGGACGCCGACGACGGCTACGCGGTCGCCGTGGACCCGCTGGACGGTTCCTCGAACGTCAAGTCGAACAACCCCTGCGGCACGGTCGTCGGCGTCTACGACGAGCAACTGCCCTCCTCCGGGCGGAGCCTCGTCGCCGCGGGGTTCGTGCTGTACGGCCCGACGACGACGATGGTCGTCGCCCGCGACGACGACGTGACCGAATACCTCGTGGGCGAAGACGGGCGCACGAACCTCGGTCCCGTCGAACTCCCCGCGGACCCGGTGGTCTACGGGTTCGGCGGGCGCGTGCCGGACTGGACCGCGGACTTCGAGGGGTTCGTCCGCGACGTCGAGGACGATCTGAAGCTCCGGTACGGCGGCGCGATGATTGCGGACGTGAACCAGGTGCTGACGTACGGCGGCGTCTTCGGGTATCCGGGCCTGCAGTCCCGCCCCGAGGGGAAGCTCCGCGCGCACTTCGAGTCGATGCCCATCGCGTTCGTCGTCGAACAGGCCGGCGGCGCGTCCAGCGACGGCTCGCAGTCGCTGCTCGACGTCGAACCGGACAGCCTCCACGAGCGCGTGCCGACGTTCGTCGGGAACCAGTCGGTCCTCGACGACCTCGAGGCCGCGCTACCGGACTGA
- a CDS encoding 3-hydroxyacyl-CoA dehydrogenase family protein: protein MRDLQDIETVGVVGAGTMGAGIAQVAATAGYDVVMRDIEAEFVEQGFDRIEDSLDRLAEKGEVDADERDDVLDRITGTTDLGDFSDSDLVVEAAVENMDIKRDIFSELDDEVPDDVPLATNTSTLSITTIAAATDREERIVGLHFMNPVPVMKGVEVVVGEKTSEAVVDLAHDFAEALGKETWESDDKPGFVTNRILMPWINEGIRAFDEGVATKEDIDKGMKLGTNVPMGPLELADHIGLDICLDASETLHEELGDRYKPAYLLKRKVDAGDLGKKTGKGFYEYDDES, encoded by the coding sequence ATGCGAGACCTCCAAGACATCGAGACGGTCGGCGTCGTCGGCGCCGGCACGATGGGCGCCGGCATCGCGCAGGTCGCCGCGACCGCCGGCTACGACGTCGTGATGCGGGACATCGAGGCGGAGTTCGTCGAGCAGGGCTTCGACCGCATCGAGGACTCCCTCGACCGCCTCGCAGAGAAGGGCGAGGTCGATGCAGACGAGCGCGACGACGTCCTCGACCGCATCACGGGGACGACCGACCTCGGAGACTTCTCGGACTCGGACCTCGTCGTGGAGGCGGCCGTCGAGAACATGGACATCAAGCGCGACATCTTCTCGGAGCTGGACGACGAGGTCCCCGACGACGTGCCGCTCGCGACGAACACCTCCACGCTCTCGATTACGACCATCGCCGCCGCGACCGACCGCGAGGAGCGTATCGTCGGCCTCCACTTCATGAACCCCGTGCCCGTGATGAAGGGCGTGGAGGTCGTCGTCGGCGAGAAGACCAGCGAGGCGGTGGTCGACCTCGCCCACGACTTCGCGGAAGCGCTCGGCAAGGAGACGTGGGAGTCCGACGACAAGCCCGGGTTCGTGACGAACCGCATTCTGATGCCGTGGATCAACGAGGGCATCCGCGCGTTCGACGAGGGCGTCGCCACGAAGGAGGACATCGACAAGGGGATGAAACTCGGCACGAACGTCCCGATGGGTCCTCTCGAACTCGCCGACCACATCGGCCTCGACATCTGCTTGGACGCCAGCGAGACGCTCCACGAGGAGCTCGGCGACCGCTACAAGCCCGCGTACCTCCTCAAGCGCAAGGTCGACGCCGGTGACCTCGGCAAGAAGACCGGGAAGGGGTTCTACGAGTACGACGACGAGTCGTAA
- a CDS encoding SOS response-associated peptidase, which translates to MCGRYALFSDPDELAAEFDLDDASYEATYNAAPSEELPVILDENSTEFSTARWGLVPSWSEGPKDGPDPINARAESLTENRLFAEVYEQRRCLVPADGFYEWTETDDGKQPYFVSRTDGKPLLLAGLWETWTPEQKQTGLGEFAGGGPSREAEPVQSFTVVTTEPNDFLEDYHHRMAVVLDPEAGERWLSAEDPRDLLEPSGVDFEAWPVSEAVNNPANDRPELVEPVA; encoded by the coding sequence ATGTGTGGCCGGTACGCGCTGTTCAGCGACCCCGACGAGCTCGCCGCGGAGTTCGACTTGGACGACGCCAGCTACGAGGCGACGTACAACGCCGCGCCATCCGAGGAGTTGCCCGTGATTCTGGACGAGAATTCGACCGAGTTCTCGACGGCGCGCTGGGGGCTGGTGCCGTCGTGGTCGGAGGGCCCGAAGGACGGCCCCGACCCAATCAACGCTCGCGCCGAGTCGCTGACCGAGAACCGGCTGTTCGCGGAGGTGTACGAGCAGCGGCGGTGTCTCGTCCCCGCAGACGGCTTCTACGAGTGGACCGAGACCGACGACGGTAAGCAGCCGTACTTCGTCTCCCGGACGGACGGGAAGCCGCTCCTGCTGGCGGGCCTCTGGGAGACGTGGACGCCCGAGCAGAAGCAGACCGGGCTCGGGGAGTTCGCGGGCGGCGGCCCCAGTCGGGAGGCCGAGCCGGTGCAGTCGTTCACCGTCGTCACGACCGAGCCCAACGACTTCCTCGAGGACTACCACCACCGGATGGCGGTCGTCCTCGATCCCGAGGCGGGCGAGCGGTGGCTGTCCGCCGAGGACCCCCGCGACCTCCTCGAACCGAGCGGCGTGGACTTCGAGGCGTGGCCGGTGTCGGAAGCAGTGAACAATCCGGCGAACGACCGCCCGGAGCTCGTCGAGCCGGTCGCGTAA
- a CDS encoding helix-hairpin-helix domain-containing protein — MADEDTRDALLSLSCVGPATADVLIDAGVDARDLESKAVSHAELVEVGVNPGVAARIRREHSLQWSFEGGQDLDQRAEQVRGLHDEEREWVAASYGDDEASADGSGDATAEESAWREQPVTPSDGAETGIDETEEEAAWRDRSWPNGDDGEASPERDEREWREQSTPTPVTAVEGVDEADARLLARAGVTSVRSLATAHVEHVADSLGVSEEAVAAWKRAAVDHEQ, encoded by the coding sequence GTGGCAGACGAGGACACGCGGGACGCGTTGCTGTCGTTGAGCTGCGTCGGGCCAGCGACCGCGGACGTCCTCATCGACGCCGGCGTGGACGCCCGCGACCTCGAATCGAAGGCGGTCTCGCACGCGGAACTCGTCGAGGTCGGCGTCAACCCCGGGGTCGCCGCGCGCATCCGCCGCGAGCACTCCCTCCAGTGGTCGTTCGAGGGCGGACAGGACCTCGACCAGCGCGCCGAGCAAGTGCGTGGCCTCCACGACGAGGAGCGCGAGTGGGTCGCCGCGAGCTACGGCGACGATGAGGCGTCCGCCGACGGCAGCGGGGACGCGACCGCCGAGGAGTCGGCGTGGCGAGAGCAACCCGTTACTCCGAGCGACGGCGCGGAGACCGGCATCGACGAAACCGAGGAGGAGGCTGCGTGGCGCGATCGGTCGTGGCCGAACGGCGACGACGGCGAGGCGTCGCCCGAGCGCGACGAGCGAGAGTGGCGCGAGCAGTCGACGCCGACGCCCGTCACCGCAGTCGAGGGCGTGGACGAGGCGGACGCGAGGTTGCTGGCTCGCGCGGGCGTGACCTCCGTTCGGAGCCTCGCAACCGCGCACGTCGAGCACGTCGCGGACTCGCTGGGCGTCTCCGAGGAGGCGGTCGCGGCGTGGAAGCGGGCCGCCGTCGACCACGAGCAGTAG
- a CDS encoding class I fructose-bisphosphate aldolase — MRPFEDSPISRDGKVLILAYDHGLEHGPVDFREVPETMDPGNVWDIATHDAVSAMAVQKGIAEAYYPSYEDDVNLLAKLNGTSNLWMGEPDSAVNWSVDYAAELGADAIGFTLYGGSNHEIEMAEEFRRAQEAARDYDLPVVMWSYPRGQGLKDDTSPETIAYAARQALELGADVAKVKYPGSTEAMSFAVDMAGPTDVVMSGGSKTSDRDFLESVKGAVDAGAKGLAVGRNVWQREEPEPFLDALEAVIYEETSVDEALDRI; from the coding sequence ATGCGTCCCTTCGAGGACTCTCCGATCTCGCGCGACGGGAAGGTACTGATTCTCGCGTACGACCACGGGCTCGAACACGGCCCGGTGGACTTCAGGGAAGTGCCCGAGACGATGGACCCCGGGAACGTCTGGGACATCGCCACCCACGACGCGGTGTCGGCGATGGCCGTCCAGAAGGGCATCGCGGAGGCGTACTACCCCTCCTACGAGGACGACGTGAACCTGCTCGCGAAGCTCAACGGCACGTCGAACCTCTGGATGGGCGAGCCGGACTCGGCGGTGAACTGGTCGGTCGACTACGCGGCGGAGCTCGGCGCGGACGCCATCGGGTTCACGCTGTACGGCGGTTCGAACCACGAGATAGAGATGGCAGAGGAGTTCCGGCGGGCGCAGGAGGCCGCCCGGGACTACGACCTCCCGGTCGTGATGTGGTCGTACCCGCGCGGGCAGGGCCTCAAGGACGACACGTCGCCGGAGACCATCGCGTACGCGGCGCGGCAGGCGCTGGAACTCGGCGCGGACGTCGCGAAGGTGAAGTACCCCGGTAGCACGGAGGCGATGTCGTTCGCCGTGGACATGGCGGGGCCGACGGACGTCGTGATGTCCGGCGGGTCGAAGACCAGCGACCGCGACTTCCTCGAGAGCGTGAAGGGCGCCGTGGACGCGGGCGCGAAGGGGCTGGCGGTCGGGCGCAACGTCTGGCAGCGCGAGGAGCCCGAGCCGTTCCTCGATGCGCTCGAAGCGGTCATCTACGAGGAGACGAGCGTCGACGAGGCGCTGGACCGCATCTGA